One Triticum dicoccoides isolate Atlit2015 ecotype Zavitan chromosome 5B, WEW_v2.0, whole genome shotgun sequence genomic window carries:
- the LOC119308353 gene encoding uncharacterized protein LOC119308353 isoform X1 — translation MSGREVREYTNLSDPKDKKLGKGKDKIDDEDVTFQRMVAKMQDVAGERGGYLHGRGALDSDDLLYLKEQMEAEEDAERLLRRTEKRAFAAFKKAATLADSAPALPAALCVDARPKSDIRQRDLLKNIVGIKPKRPKVCSPRQAAENDGPKRNQEVSVSKMSSCQNEPKPAEATESRPQNVTGSLLGLAYESSDEE, via the exons ATGTCTGGACGTGAGGTCCGTGAGTATACCAATCTCAGCGATCCTAAAG ATAAGAAGCTGGGGAAGGGGAAGGACAAGATCGATGATGAGGACGTCACGTTCCAGCGCATGGTTGCAAAG ATGCAGGATGTTGCTGGTGAGAGGGGAGGCTACCTTCATGGACGAGGAG CATTGGACAGTGATGATTTGCTTTACCTCAAAGAGCAAATGGAGGCCGAGGAAGATGCAGAGCGTCTTCTTCGCCGTACAGAGAAGCGGGCATTTGCTGCTTTTAAG AAAGCAGCCACTCTAGCTGATTCTGCACCTGCTCTACCCGCCGCTCTTTGTGTCGACGCCAGGCCAAAAAGCGACATAAG GCAACGGGATCTTTTGAAGAACATTGTTGGGATCAAACCGAAGCGACCCAAGGTTTGCAGCCCTCGCCAAGCGGCAGAGAACGACGGGCCTAAGCGGAACCAGGAAGTTTCTGTCAGCAAAATGTCTTCATGTCAGAATGAACCAAAGCCAGCTGAAGCAACGGAGTCTAGGCCACAGAACGTGACTGGAAGCTTGCTTGGTTTGGCGTACGAGAGTTCGGATGAAGAATGA
- the LOC119308353 gene encoding uncharacterized protein LOC119308353 isoform X2: MQDVAGERGGYLHGRGALDSDDLLYLKEQMEAEEDAERLLRRTEKRAFAAFKKAATLADSAPALPAALCVDARPKSDIRQRDLLKNIVGIKPKRPKVCSPRQAAENDGPKRNQEVSVSKMSSCQNEPKPAEATESRPQNVTGSLLGLAYESSDEE, encoded by the exons ATGCAGGATGTTGCTGGTGAGAGGGGAGGCTACCTTCATGGACGAGGAG CATTGGACAGTGATGATTTGCTTTACCTCAAAGAGCAAATGGAGGCCGAGGAAGATGCAGAGCGTCTTCTTCGCCGTACAGAGAAGCGGGCATTTGCTGCTTTTAAG AAAGCAGCCACTCTAGCTGATTCTGCACCTGCTCTACCCGCCGCTCTTTGTGTCGACGCCAGGCCAAAAAGCGACATAAG GCAACGGGATCTTTTGAAGAACATTGTTGGGATCAAACCGAAGCGACCCAAGGTTTGCAGCCCTCGCCAAGCGGCAGAGAACGACGGGCCTAAGCGGAACCAGGAAGTTTCTGTCAGCAAAATGTCTTCATGTCAGAATGAACCAAAGCCAGCTGAAGCAACGGAGTCTAGGCCACAGAACGTGACTGGAAGCTTGCTTGGTTTGGCGTACGAGAGTTCGGATGAAGAATGA